A stretch of the Thermofilum adornatum genome encodes the following:
- a CDS encoding TIGR04190 family B12-binding domain/radical SAM domain protein, with protein MKHLDLALIHAPSVYDFRKHTYVNYGPISDVIPSKPIFDMYPAGFFSLASYLEERGIKTGIYNIAAKMVNDPNVDVARLIRQIDAKVYGIDLHWLVHSHGALEVAKLVKEITGNPVVLGGLSSTYYWREILENYPFVDAIVLGDTTEPIFYQLLQKLEKGLLEELKEIPNIAYRTKDGKIKFTGLKYVPAELDELRPKYDIVVKVMVRSGVTLSLPWSTFLKHPVTAVITYKGCTYNCLACGGSHFTYSVIFQRKNLGIKKPETLFEEYKEITERLKAPIFFVNDLQVLGKTYIEKLTKLLSSEKQDLEVFFEFFVPPPREVLELMRKASERVYLQISPESQDEEIRRHYGRPYTNQTLKTFLRNAKQLGFERIDLYFMIGLPGQTVENVRPIGSFFEELWQEAPNTVDAFVAPLAPFVDPGSIAFHKSAKYGYKLYAYTLTDHRKLLLAKNWHEMLNYETQWLTRREIAEATYNAVESLAKSKHKVGLIDDEYYAAVIQSISLARQMKKAGVFDSKETLKEEELYPMKKIVLSYLTPRLAWEIIKYKFTA; from the coding sequence GTGAAGCACTTAGACTTGGCTCTCATACATGCACCAAGCGTATACGACTTCAGGAAACATACCTACGTAAATTATGGTCCCATAAGCGACGTTATACCATCTAAACCTATCTTCGACATGTATCCTGCGGGTTTCTTCTCGCTGGCTTCATACCTAGAAGAGAGAGGAATAAAGACCGGCATATACAACATCGCCGCTAAAATGGTGAACGATCCCAATGTAGATGTAGCAAGGCTGATCCGTCAAATAGACGCCAAAGTATACGGTATAGATCTCCACTGGCTGGTTCATTCCCACGGTGCCCTTGAAGTTGCAAAGCTAGTTAAAGAAATCACGGGGAATCCAGTTGTTCTTGGCGGCCTCTCATCCACCTACTATTGGCGCGAGATACTAGAAAACTATCCCTTTGTAGACGCCATTGTCCTTGGCGACACAACCGAGCCCATATTCTACCAGCTTCTTCAAAAGCTCGAGAAAGGTCTCCTAGAGGAATTGAAGGAGATACCTAATATAGCCTACAGGACAAAAGACGGGAAAATAAAATTCACAGGCTTAAAATACGTCCCAGCAGAACTCGACGAGCTTCGCCCCAAGTACGATATAGTCGTAAAAGTTATGGTCAGAAGCGGGGTTACCCTCTCGCTTCCATGGAGCACATTTCTAAAGCACCCCGTCACGGCTGTAATAACCTATAAGGGGTGTACCTACAACTGTCTAGCATGCGGGGGAAGCCACTTTACCTATAGCGTAATCTTTCAAAGGAAAAATCTAGGAATAAAGAAGCCTGAAACCCTTTTTGAGGAATACAAGGAAATAACCGAGAGGTTAAAGGCGCCAATATTTTTTGTCAACGACCTCCAGGTTCTAGGAAAAACCTACATAGAAAAGCTAACGAAGCTCCTAAGTAGCGAAAAACAAGACCTGGAAGTATTCTTCGAATTTTTCGTACCCCCACCGAGAGAGGTCTTGGAACTTATGAGGAAAGCCAGCGAAAGAGTTTACCTTCAGATCTCGCCTGAATCTCAGGACGAAGAAATAAGAAGACACTACGGTAGACCCTACACAAACCAAACACTCAAAACCTTCCTAAGAAACGCCAAGCAACTAGGCTTCGAAAGAATAGACCTTTACTTTATGATAGGCCTACCCGGCCAGACAGTTGAAAACGTAAGACCAATTGGAAGCTTTTTCGAGGAGCTCTGGCAAGAAGCCCCAAACACCGTTGATGCCTTCGTCGCCCCACTTGCACCCTTCGTTGATCCTGGAAGCATAGCTTTCCACAAATCGGCAAAATATGGATACAAGCTATACGCCTATACCCTGACAGACCACCGGAAACTGCTTCTTGCTAAAAACTGGCACGAAATGTTAAACTATGAAACCCAGTGGTTGACAAGACGAGAAATAGCAGAAGCAACATACAACGCTGTTGAAAGCCTAGCCAAGAGCAAGCACAAGGTTGGACTCATCGACGACGAATACTATGCCGCAGTTATTCAGAGCATAAGTCTGGCGCGACAAATGAAAAAAGCGGGGGTCTTTGACTCCAAGGAAACCCTAAAAGAAGAGGAGCTCTACCCAATGAAGAAAATTGTACTCTCCTACTTGACTCCGCGGCTAGCTTGGGAAATAATAAAGTACAAATTTACTGCTTAG
- a CDS encoding TrmB family transcriptional regulator sugar-binding domain-containing protein: MGERGPGTLDAGSPRDVAVQLLKFLGLTGLEAELYLLLLEKGPMSAPEISDHLVKHRPQIHVALTRLSSKGYIEELGGRPKKYRAVDPQLLLNIFLKDFDVLAKKALAYMQSISRPSPEEKYGVWIIREPEVAKNRMAELLDTATTDALIMGDIKFIHLLSEKIENAINRGVRVYVLSYSLGERGAKFILEDMPFLKKLRVAVSGDLVIVVDSERGGVLKARPTLPTRHGYLIEERTLTDYLSHDFMNRWVNAKVIVDEDYELPWRFTFHRMALYETKKLLLENRKLRLKVKGYEIDTGARVEIDGNIIDAVLDVPAGFAHFKVETDSGIVRVGGLDAIVEEVAGEFFEIYEGSKQ; this comes from the coding sequence ATGGGTGAAAGGGGTCCTGGAACGTTGGATGCGGGTTCCCCTAGGGATGTGGCTGTTCAACTTTTGAAGTTCCTGGGTCTAACTGGTCTTGAGGCTGAATTATACCTCTTGTTGCTTGAGAAGGGTCCAATGAGTGCTCCTGAAATATCTGACCACTTGGTTAAGCATAGGCCCCAGATTCACGTTGCCTTGACTAGGCTGTCTTCTAAGGGGTATATCGAAGAGCTGGGCGGCAGGCCTAAGAAGTATAGGGCTGTTGATCCACAATTGTTGCTGAATATTTTTCTGAAAGATTTTGATGTCTTGGCGAAGAAGGCTCTAGCCTATATGCAGTCAATTTCGAGACCATCCCCCGAGGAAAAGTACGGCGTGTGGATTATACGGGAGCCGGAGGTAGCTAAGAACAGGATGGCAGAACTTTTAGACACTGCTACTACGGATGCCTTGATAATGGGCGATATAAAGTTCATACATCTCCTCAGCGAGAAGATCGAGAATGCTATAAACCGTGGGGTCCGCGTGTATGTTCTTTCATATTCTCTTGGCGAGAGGGGAGCCAAGTTTATCTTGGAAGACATGCCGTTTCTAAAGAAGCTCAGAGTTGCTGTTTCCGGAGACCTGGTAATTGTTGTCGACTCTGAACGGGGAGGCGTTCTTAAGGCTCGCCCGACTCTTCCAACTAGGCATGGGTACCTTATCGAGGAAAGAACGCTTACAGACTACCTTTCGCATGACTTTATGAATAGATGGGTAAACGCTAAGGTGATAGTTGATGAGGACTACGAGTTGCCTTGGAGGTTTACTTTTCACAGGATGGCCCTCTATGAGACAAAGAAGCTTCTCCTCGAGAACAGGAAATTGAGGCTGAAGGTTAAGGGCTACGAGATAGATACTGGCGCAAGAGTCGAAATAGATGGAAACATAATAGATGCGGTGCTTGACGTTCCGGCAGGATTTGCCCATTTCAAGGTTGAGACTGATTCTGGAATAGTTAGAGTTGGTGGACTGGACGCTATTGTAGAGGAGGTTGCCGGAGAATTTTTCGAAATATATGAGGGATCTAAGCAGTAA
- a CDS encoding NAD(P)-dependent oxidoreductase — translation MRIGFIGTGQMGFPMARHLAGTGNEITVWNRTIEKAKPLANYGARIAGSIKELAENSDVIFIMVADDEASRSVLKEVFSHGKPQIIVNHSTVSPIHTREAYENAIAVGTEYLAVPVMGNPTNVEKGDCLCIVGGSEKAFQQVSGLTGRYCKEHVYVGSPEKASAIKLALNSMYFMALESLAEALLLVKSWDVGENEFLEIASKLWLKVIVDRYAHRLLDESTPTSFQMKLATKDLFYAVLSGYHRGQPLPVTTRLAEIFLEASKLGRLGDKDYTRIYKFLGSK, via the coding sequence ATGAGGATCGGGTTTATTGGCACAGGTCAAATGGGTTTCCCAATGGCCCGCCACCTCGCCGGAACAGGCAACGAAATAACTGTTTGGAACAGGACTATTGAGAAAGCTAAACCACTAGCCAACTATGGAGCTAGGATCGCGGGAAGCATAAAGGAGCTTGCAGAAAACTCGGACGTGATTTTTATCATGGTTGCCGACGACGAGGCTTCTAGAAGCGTCCTTAAAGAGGTTTTCAGCCATGGGAAGCCCCAAATCATTGTGAACCACAGCACAGTTTCGCCTATACATACACGGGAAGCCTACGAAAATGCTATTGCAGTCGGAACCGAGTACCTAGCCGTACCCGTAATGGGTAATCCCACAAATGTTGAAAAGGGAGACTGCCTCTGTATTGTGGGTGGAAGCGAAAAAGCGTTTCAGCAGGTCAGCGGCTTGACTGGAAGGTATTGCAAGGAACATGTATATGTAGGCAGTCCTGAAAAGGCCTCGGCAATAAAGCTGGCGCTAAACAGTATGTATTTTATGGCTCTAGAGTCTCTCGCCGAGGCTTTGCTCTTGGTAAAATCCTGGGACGTCGGCGAGAACGAGTTTCTGGAAATTGCGAGTAAACTATGGCTTAAAGTAATCGTGGATAGATATGCACACAGGCTATTAGACGAATCGACCCCCACTAGCTTTCAAATGAAGCTCGCTACGAAGGATCTTTTTTATGCTGTCCTATCGGGGTATCACAGGGGCCAACCACTGCCAGTAACAACGAGGCTTGCAGAGATATTCTTGGAGGCCTCCAAATTGGGGAGGCTAGGCGACAAGGACTATACGAGAATCTACAAGTTCTTAGGCTCCAAGTAG
- a CDS encoding TIGR04084 family radical SAM/SPASM domain-containing protein has translation MLYIVHTTGQCNLKCAYCGGSFDPRKVPWKIQYNPEYLKRFIEKDPEAVIAFYGGEPLLNPEFIMWAIDNVKVKHFVIQTNGTIPRSLPKDYWLKFDAILLSIDGRPEVTDKYRGKGVYEKVISTAEWLRTIGFTGDLIARMTVTEDTDIYLDVMHLLSLKLFTHVHWQLDVVWSDRWKNFQQWRDASYLPGVRKLVDVWVEEMSRGTVLGIAPFKAIITKTFIDNYAAPPCGAGVNSFSILTDGRILACPIAVEEKWAELGNISQGKLSPESAPKIGEPCISCSYYRYCGGRCLYAYMERLWGENGFKEVCKATIGLIDSLLEALPTIKNYLKEGRITLKDILYPPYNNTVEVIP, from the coding sequence ATGCTCTACATAGTGCACACGACTGGTCAATGCAACCTGAAATGCGCTTATTGTGGGGGAAGCTTCGACCCCAGAAAAGTGCCTTGGAAAATACAATACAACCCTGAGTATCTTAAAAGGTTTATTGAGAAAGACCCCGAGGCGGTCATTGCATTTTATGGTGGCGAGCCGCTTCTAAACCCTGAATTTATAATGTGGGCGATTGACAATGTCAAAGTGAAACATTTTGTCATTCAGACAAACGGGACGATTCCCAGGAGTCTTCCAAAAGATTACTGGCTCAAGTTCGATGCAATACTCTTGTCTATAGACGGCAGGCCAGAAGTTACGGACAAGTATCGCGGAAAAGGGGTCTACGAAAAAGTAATATCTACCGCAGAGTGGCTAAGGACAATAGGTTTCACAGGTGATTTAATAGCAAGGATGACTGTGACAGAGGATACAGATATTTATCTAGACGTCATGCATCTTTTATCATTGAAACTATTCACCCATGTACACTGGCAGCTAGACGTTGTATGGAGCGACAGATGGAAAAACTTCCAGCAATGGAGGGATGCGTCGTACCTTCCCGGGGTAAGGAAGCTGGTTGATGTTTGGGTTGAAGAGATGTCGAGGGGAACAGTACTTGGAATTGCCCCATTTAAGGCTATCATAACAAAAACATTCATTGATAATTATGCCGCTCCGCCCTGTGGGGCTGGAGTGAATTCTTTCTCGATTTTAACTGATGGGAGGATTCTTGCCTGCCCCATAGCTGTAGAGGAGAAATGGGCAGAGCTGGGAAATATTTCTCAAGGCAAACTTAGCCCCGAGTCTGCTCCAAAAATAGGTGAACCCTGTATCTCCTGTAGCTACTACAGGTATTGTGGTGGAAGGTGCTTGTACGCATACATGGAGAGGCTTTGGGGCGAAAACGGCTTCAAAGAAGTGTGCAAAGCAACTATAGGCCTCATAGATTCCCTTCTAGAGGCACTTCCAACCATAAAAAACTACTTAAAAGAGGGGAGAATTACTCTAAAAGACATTCTTTACCCTCCTTACAATAATACGGTCGAAGTCATTCCCTAA